In the genome of Tannockella kyphosi, one region contains:
- a CDS encoding DUF3592 domain-containing protein, translating to MEISILWLLFIMAYLIVIQICFYFIVLKKIGREKRCCEKTVGVVKRMSSIYYGDAHTAVVEYFVNNKKYKVVGPKFLGGTCITVKTPSQDIETAFESNLTSKDNLPLYVHTKIYKNSIACKTCSPILELFPIGSDVDVYYNPNKPKEAYVHRFEGISKIVVGIFVGANMLLLVFAFILFIL from the coding sequence ATGGAAATATCGATTTTATGGTTATTGTTTATTATGGCATATTTGATTGTCATTCAGATTTGCTTTTATTTTATTGTTCTAAAAAAAATAGGCAGAGAAAAAAGATGCTGTGAAAAAACAGTAGGTGTAGTCAAAAGAATGTCTAGTATTTACTATGGGGATGCACATACTGCAGTTGTAGAATATTTTGTAAATAATAAAAAGTATAAAGTAGTTGGACCTAAGTTTTTGGGAGGAACATGTATTACTGTAAAAACACCTTCTCAAGATATAGAAACAGCTTTTGAATCAAATTTAACATCCAAGGATAATCTACCATTATATGTTCATACCAAAATATATAAAAATTCAATAGCTTGTAAAACTTGTTCACCGATTCTTGAATTATTTCCAATAGGCTCAGATGTAGATGTATATTATAACCCTAATAAACCAAAGGAAGCATACGTACATCGATTTGAAGGTATTTCAAAAATAGTAGTGGGTATATTTGTAGGAGCAAATATGTTATTGCTAGTTTTTGCATTTATTTTATTTATATTATAA